The DNA window CTAGATGAGGAGCAGTGTGAGACCTCAACCAATAAGAACGACGACCCAAGATCTACACAATGGTGGGCATGATGCATAGCCGCACGTGGCATACATGCTAGAAAAGGATAAAATAAATAGGTTGGGCATGATATTAGCACCATGTCAAGCTAGTAGTGCTCCAACGTTGGAAAGATAGTGCAACTGAAAGCATCCATTTGTCAAGTGCAGACGATTGACTAGGATATCACCTTTCGTTTCGTAAGCCACAGGTATCTTTGGAACACAAAACCAAGTCAACAAGAATACTTCACGTGTTTGAACGATGCTCCTAGGAGAAGCGATCGGCGTGAAAAATAAAACTCACTAGTGGTTGCATTGCAACATTGTATCGCCGGAGTTGCAAACAAAGTGTTCAAAGACAAAGCACCTACAACTATTATTGCCTCAAGAGTGTAATGTAGACAGCACGCGTACAATTATTATTACCTCAAGAGTGCAATGTATAAGCACCCCATAGAATCCAATAGGGTATAAAAAGTGAAAGGAGTCGATGATTTCAACTATGCCATGGATTGTCATCCTAACGGCAGTACGAAGGAAGATCTATTGAGCAAGTGTGAGAAATAGGAAGGTATATGTAGAGCACGTGATGAAAGGTAGAAAGGATGCACAACTTTGGGTGGACACACTAGGCAGTTGTGATGGTAGTAAGATTGAAAGAGATTAGAAGATAGAGAAATAGATAAATAAATCAATTTTCCTAGAAGGAAGAAGATGACCAACTACAAAGAGATTGGAGTAGGCCCTGAGGCTATATCCCCTATTATTTTCCAAATAATTTATAATTAAGAGatttttataaaagtatatGAATATTAAAAGGATTAAAATATATAAAATTAACCATAATTGTATATCCACAGTGGGTCCAGGAAAACAATAGAATTAAGGAAAGTTAGCGGTTTGTTTTTCATAGACTTTGGAATATAAAGTAACTAAACAATAGTCTATATCAACaatatataaataaatattAAACCTTTATTAGTAAGAAAGCTAAATTTATCTTGAATAAAGAATTTGAAAATATAATTGAATAAATATAGCCATGCTATTTGCACGGTTGCTTCACTGGGAAAGTGCAACAATAACGAGTATATGAAGATTAGAGGTACAATAGTATCACTGTCTAAAATaatttattaatttattttcTCATTGAAGAATAGTGGGTGGTCTGGTCCGGAACCCAAGCTCTCCTCGAGTTTTGGGTTCGAATTTGTAAGCCCGATAGAGTTGATTTTGGGCCCAAAAAATCGGTTTTTTATCCAACCCAAGCCCGGCTCTGCCCACAAAATGATCACGTCTATTTGTTTTGCACGTCCCTCCATAGCAATCCAAAACACAATTAAGAATTCATTTTTGATGATTGCAGGGTAGCAGAatacacatacacacacacataGAAAGGATGAGCATAAAGGAGAAGGCTATAGAGCCTATTCTAATATTAAATTTGTTACACCGGACAGACGAGTTGTGCTAGAAACAAGGTGTAGAAATGTAAGAAAATATGGGAGCATATATGCAATAGGGGCACGGTAGGTTTAGATTAGAGAatatagaaaataaaaaaatatttggaTATGGTAAAGTTAAATTGGATATATTCACTGCTCATTAAGATTTCAATGCAAATTTAAATTATGAATACTACTTCTGGTGGTACCTCACTCGCCTAGATATTCTTTAGAAACTCTAAGGATACTTTATCACCATGAAAAATGTACATTGCTGGTCAAAAAATAGTCAAATATAATCCTATTAAATAAGTAAAATCTTTAAATATATTATGCAAAagcttttccttttcttttatatATTTATGTTCTGAAAAATATGACGATGAAAAATCCATAGATGGTATTTTGATCTGTGCTATTAGAACAAAAGAAATAAATGATAGGACTTAATAAAACTATTTACAATAATTTATTTTAAAGTAAAAATTTATATAATAACATAAAAATCTAGCCACTCACGCTATTTGCATGGACCACCTTACTAGTTCTCATAAAAATAAAAACATACGGCAATCAATTCGACAACTCTAATCATAGCCATTGGATTTGTTATTTTTTCTAATAAATTATCCACCTCTCCCATTATATGAAATAATCTAAAATAAAACTCTAATCTTCATTCAAAATACCCACAAataccattataaaaataatatcaaataaCCCCCTAAGTTTGTATATAATTTATCTAATTATATCAatattaaaagttaaagtagCTCCTAAATTTGAATCTagattatataattataataaaatcttaaagtgcaccaatataaaattctaaattactatgtTTATTATTGgaaatatattatttatgttatttattatataaaaatactacccatGGTCCGTGTCATGTATGGGGAAAGATATAAAGAATACTAATTTTTATGTTGTTCATATAGCTTAAACGGATGGTTCAATTAAATACATATCAAATAAATATGAAGATGTGATACAAAGTGACAAATATTATTACGAACTAAATATATTACAACTAAATAATGATGAGTATGTATCTTTAGAGTATTGTACATTaaaatatttaatagatgaaagagagcatgtgatagataattataattattagctataaatcttaattttatattaattctaattagtcCGTGCGGAAACACGGGTTGATAGGCTAGTGATATTCAATTAGTAGAACCATGATAGGACATTGACACGTGTATTTGGCCAACAATATCTTTAAAAATATTTATTTTAATAGAAAGAGTTATATAATGTGATAATTGATTTATGATGAatttaaaaaatatataattCTAAATGCGATCAAACTTGACTGAGCTGAAAAGGTTTACAAGTAATCTCCATACTTTATGTAGAAAAACAAATCGTCCAAATATTGGCAATGCCAATAGTGACCAAGCAAAATAATAGAGTATCTCACAACACTCTACTACTCCCTCAGTTCCTTCTACATAGGGCATGCAAAATCTGATCTGAATATCTTTTATCAATAATTAGTCCAATGATTTGTAGATTTTTATGGTAAAAAAGTTTCCATCATTAATGTTTGGATGTACTTTCTAGCGATCATGATTTTGCCGCAATCATTGATATTCTGCAAAGAAGTATCAGCGATCAATGTTTTGTTCTAAAACTGTACCAAGTCAAACTGCTCGCAATATTTAGATACGAGTAGTAGGAAAATTAGGTTCCGTGGAGTGTTCCATTCCAATGTCCTCCCTTCAGTTGCGTTGAATGGTTTCAAGACTCATTTccttgttcttgccaaagtaTTGTCTTACTCTCCGGCCAGAAATAAGTACTTTTAGGTTTGTTCTAATAAGTCAAACTCTTTACCCTTTTACTTTCAAAAGCAAAATCTTTATGTAGGAGATTAAGATTTTCAAATCGGTACATGCATTCAATCAAAATCTTTTGTATTGGAGCAAAGAAGGCAAATCAATGTTGGTTTTCTTACGTTTGCAAATGTCAAGATTTATGGAAATGGGCAGTCATGATGTGTATATATCGTTATCTGATTCCTTGAATTTTTTCAATTCACGGTGATATTAGATAGAAATTAGTTTACAAAGTAGTCTCAATGTTACTTTTTCTGGACTAAGTTTTTCCAAACATTTATATAATATTATTTTACTAGATATGATGACAGACATGGTATCTCGCTCCGCAAATTTCATTGTCGAACTCAACCTAACTAAAAGGCTAAACAGGATGAAAATATTTTCACCATTTTCGTATGCAATTCACATGAGGAACCTTCCTTTTCTGATGGCTCCTTATGTCAACCATTTATGAAAGTCTTTCCATTTTCAAAATCGGTTGTTGCTTCAACAGGAATGCATTTCTCACTGTGCCTAGCTAAGAAAACAGTGTGCCTCGCTACCcttgtgtgtgtggggggggggctAGGTTGGAATGCATTTTGAAAATCAGGTGAACCGACACGAACACTCGTGAGAGAAAAGAAGCTAAAGAAGTTGTTTCGTGCTAACCACATGAATTAAAGGCAGACAAACGCATATGCTCAATACAACTACTAAAAAATTATGCAGAATGGCGGTTTGCTACATTAGTTTTATTTGACTACTCTAACTTGACTAAGTTAATAAGGAATTTCATTATGTTTTCATATCACTCATAACATAAAAGTTATTATTAGTTAAACTAGACATTACAACAAATGATCCGATAAGCGAATTAAGAAACAATGTGATGACCGTATAAATTATTTTGCATAACACTAGATCCATCACATGGACCTATTATTGTTAAAAAAATTCAATCAACATAAGCATTATACTATATCACACAACCTTAGGGTCCATAGTTTACTTAGGATTTATTGTTGGACCTGACTTTTAAATTTCTAGTTTCCCCTCAAGATTGctaggggcgtgcagcaccatGGTCTCGATTGTGATTCCCGGTCCGAACGCCATCACCACTCCCCACTCCTCGGGTGCTTCCCCTTCCTGCTTGGCAGCCCGACGGCGGCGCAGCTCATCGAGCACGAAGATCACCGTCGTGCCGCTCATGTTGCCGAACTGGCTGAGCACGTGCCGGCTCGCCGCCAGCTTCCCGTCGTCGAGGCCGAGCACTCCTTCGATGTGGTCCAGGATGGCACGGCCGCCGGGGTGGATGGCCCAGAAGAGGTCGTTCCATTTGGCACTCACGCCAAGTGCGTCGAACGCGTCGATCAGGCAGCGTTCAACGTTGCTCCCCAGCAACCGTGGCACCTGGTTGGAGATGTGGTATTCCATGCCGCCTTTGGTGATCTCCATGGAGATGGCATCCTCGGTCTCCGGTATCGTGGTCTGCGAGGCGAAGGCCATCTCGAACAGGGGGCGCTCCACGGGGCTGACGGGGTCGGCGCCGATGATGACGGCGCCGGCGCCATCGCCGAACAGAGCCTGGCCGAGGATGTTGTCCGGGCAGCCGCCTTCCGGCCCGTAGAAGGCGATGAGCGTGATCTCGGAGCACGCCACGAGGACGCGCGCGCCGCGGTTGTTCTCGGCGAGCTCCTTAGCGAGCTGGAGCGACCTGCCGCCGCCGTAGCAGCCGTGGAGGTTGAGCATAGTGCGGGAGACCGTAGGGCTGAGGCCCAGGAGCGACGCGAGGCGGCGGTCGGCGCTCGGGGCGCGAGCGCCGGAGTAGGTGCTGAAGATGAGGTGGGTGATCTCGGTGGCCGGGCGCCCCCACTCGGCGATTGCCTTGGCCGCCGCGGACGCGGCGAGCtccgggacggcggcggaggcgatgtCCACGCGGGCGTCGAGGGATGGCAGCGCGCGGTCGGTGAAGTCCGGGTTGGCAGCGAGGAGCTCCTCGTTGAGGTGCATGAAGCGCTGCTTGATGCCCGACTTCTTGCCTGAAATAATATGAAGCTCATTGTGAGCTCTTTTGTTCCAATAATCTGAAAGAACATGAAGCAAAATGGAAGGAAACGAGCTTCATGGTTGGTTGCTTACAGATCCTGGTGAGCTTGGCCTTGAGGTCGGTGAGGTGCTCGCTGCTGGTGACGCGGAAGTAGTAGTCGGGGTAGTCGTCCTGAGCCACGCACGTCGGCGGGTTCGCCGTGCCGATGCCGAGCACGGCGGCCGGTCCATCCGCGCGCTGCGCACGCCTGATCTCGCCGACGGTGGCCGGAGCGCTGCCCATGGTCGTCGGCGACACCGATCGAGCAGTTAACCAGCTGCTAGTAGCTCGCTAGCTGCCTCCTGGGCTCTAGCTTGCTTAGGGAAAGTAAGATGGGTGCCTGTCTGCTACGGATACTTGCGTCTTTGGTGTCTTGGGGAAGCTGGAGGCGTGGTCTCTATTTATACTAGCAATGGTAGGTTGGTTGGTATCATCGTGGCGTTCCGTTGACTGCGACGTGCGTTCGGCTGGGCGCGCTAATACTGATCTCAAACCACGGATGCCACCTGCCGACGATGCTGTTGGGGAATGACTTGAGCCGGTGAACCATGCATCCAAGGACTTTGACATGTCACGTAAACAGGGGGTCACGGGTATAATCGCAACAACGACTGGCTATTCGATGATACCAAAGATAATACTAATCGCTAGGGTTTAGCTACCACAATATTTAATCAGTAGGACATTAGCAGGCTACATTGATACTATTGACATATGGTATTCAATTAGTAGAAGCATGATAGGACATTGACACGTGTATTTGACCAATAATATCTTTAAAAATATTTATTTTGACAGAAAGAGTTTTATATTGTGATAATTGATTTCTGATGAATTTAAAATATATATTATTCTAAATGCGATCAACTTTGTCTGAGCTGAAAAAATTTACAAGTAATCTCCCCTACGTCATGTAGAAAAACAAATCGTCCAAAGATTGGCAGTGGCAATAGTAACCAAGCAATATAATAGTGTATCTCACAACACTCTACTACTCCCTCACGCTCTAATACTCCCTCAGTTCCTTCTACACACAGGGCATGCAAGATCTAATCTCATTATCTTTTATCAATAATTAGTCTAATGATTTGTAGTTTTTTATGGTAAAAAATTTACCATTATTAGATTCATGTTTGGATGTACTTTCTAGCGATCATGATTTTGCCGCAATCATTGATATTCTGCAAAGAAGTATTAGCGATCAATATTTTTTCTAAAACTGTACCAAGTCAAACTGCTCGCAATATTTAGATACAAGTAGTAGGAAAATTAGATTCCGTGGAGTGTTCCATTCCAATGTCCTCCCTtcagttgtgttttgaatggttTCAAGACTCATTTCCTTGATCTTGCCAAAGTATTGTCTTACTCTCCGGCTAGAAATAAGTACTTTTAGGTTTGTTCTAATAAGTCAAACTCTTTACCCTTTTACTTTCAAAAGCAAAATCTTTATGTATTGGAGGAAAGAAGGCAAATCAATGTTGGTTTTCTTACGTTTGCAAATGTCATGATCTATGGAAATGGGCAGTCAAGATGTGCATATATCGTTCTCTGATTCCTTTAATTTTTTCAATTCACGGTGATATTAGATAGAAATTAGTTTACAAAGTAGTCTCAATGTTACTTTTTCTGGACTAAGTTTTCCCAAACATTTATATAATATTATTTTACTAGATATGATGACAGACATGGTATCTCGCTCGCAAATTTCATTGTCGAACTCAACCTAACTAAAAGGCTAAATAGGATGAAAATATTTTCACCATTTTCGTATGCAATTCACATGAGGAACCTTCCTTTTCTGGTGGCTCCTTATGTCAACCATTTATGAAAGTCTTTCCATTTTCATAATCTGTTGTTGCTTCAACGGGAATGCATTTCTCACTGTGCCTAGCTAAGAAAACAGTGTGCCTCGCTAcccttgtgtgtgtgtgtgggggggggggggggctaggTTGGAATGCATTTTGAAAATCAGGTGAACCGACACGAACACTCGTGAGAGAAAAGAAGCTAAAGAAATTGTTTCGTGCTAACCACATAAATTAAAGGCAGACAAACGCATATGCTCAATACAACTACTAAAAAAATCATGCAGAATGGCGGTTTGCTACATTAGTTTTATTTGACTACTCTAACTTGAATAAGTTAATAAGGAATTTCATTATGTTTTCATATCACTCATAACATAAAAGTTATTATTAGTTAAACTAGACATTACAACAAATGATCCGATAAGCGAATTAAGAAACAATGTGATGACCGTATAAATTATTTTGCATAACACTAGATCCATCACATGGACCTATTATTGTTAAAAAAATTCAATCAACATAAGCATATACTATATCACACAACCTTAGGGTCCATAGTTTACTTAGGATTTATTGCTGGACCTGACTTTTAAATTTCTAGTTTCCCCCAAGGTTGctaggggcgtgcagcaccatGGTCTCGATTGTGATTCCCGGTCCGAACGCCATCACCACTCCCCACTCCTCGGGTGCTTCCCCTTCCTGCTTGGCAGCCCGACGGCGGCGCAGCTCATCGAGCACGAAGATCACCGTCGTGCCGCTCATGTTGCCGAACTGGCTGAGCACGTGCCGGCTCGCCGCCAGCTTCCCGTCGTCGAGGCCGAGCACTCCTTCGATGTGGTCCAGGATGGCACGGCCGCCGGGGTGGATGGCCCAGAAGAGGTCGTTCCATTTGGCACTCACGCCAAGTGCGTCGAACGCGTCGATCAGGCAGCGTTCAACGTTGCTCCCCAGCAACCGTGGCACCTGGTTGGAGATGTGGTATTCCATGCCGCCTTTGGTGATCTCCATGGAGATGGCATCCTCGGTCTCCGGTATCGTGGTCTGCGAGGCGAAGGCCATCTCGAACAGGGGGCGCTCCACGGGGCTGACGGGGTCGGCGCCGATGATGACGGCGCCGGCGCCATCGCCGAACAGAGCCTGGCCGAGGATGTTGTCCGGGCAGCCGCCTTCCGGCCCATAGAAGGCGATGAGCGTGATCTCGGAGCACGCCACGAGGACGCGCGCGCCGCGGTTGTTCTCGGCGAGCTCCTTAGCGAGCTGGAGCGACCTGCCGCCGCCGTAGCAGCCGTGGAGGTTGAGCATAGTGCGGGAGACCGTAGGGCTGAGGCCCAGGAGCGACGCGAGGCGGCGGTCGGCGCTCGGGGCGCGAGCACCGGAGTAGGTGCTGAAGATGAGGTGGGTGATCTCGGTGGCCGGGCGCCCCCACTCGGCGATTGCCTTGGCCGCCGCGGACGCGGCGAGCtccgggacggcggcggaggcgatgtCCACGCGGGCGTCGAGGGATGGCAGCGCGCGGTCGGTGAAGTCCGGGTTGGCAGCGAGGAGCTCCTCGTTGAGGTGCATGAAGCGCTGCTTGATGCCCGACTTCTTGCCTGAAATAATATGAAGCTCATTGTGAGCTCTTTTGTTCCAATAATCTGAAAGAACATGAAGCAAAATGGAAGGAAACGAGCTTCATGGTTGGTTGCTTACAGATCCTGGTGAGCTTGGCCTTGAGGTCGGTGAGGTGCTCGCTGCTGGTGACGCGGAAGTAGTAGTCGGGGTAGTCGTCCTGAGCCACGCACGTCGGCGGGTTCGCCGTGCCGATGCCGAGCACGGCGGCCGGTCCATCCGCGCGCTGCGCACGCCTGATCTCGCCGACGGTGGCCGGAGCGCTGCCCATGGTCGTCGACGACGGCACCAGCTAGCTCGCTCGCTCCTGGACTGTAGGTAGCTGGGAGCTCGTAAGATGTGCTAGGTGCTGTTGGGGATGTTGCGTCGATTTTCGTGGTTTGGATGAGCAGGATGTGCGTTCTATTTGTACCAGAATCGGTGTGGTGTGCGTACGGGCATGATGGTTTCGCCTGAGCGTTCGGCTGACAGCGATATGCTGCTGGGGAATGACTCGAACCGGTCAACCATGCATCCAAGGGTTCGACATGATAAGTAAACAAGGGGCACGGCTTCACGGATAAGGAGTTCGACACGTGCATGGTTATGCTCGGGACGAGCTTCATCCTTTTGTACCTTTTTTTTtacttcttttctttttatttaCGTATCGTATTATATTTTTCCTAAATTAAACTTGACCAACTTTAACGAATTatagaaaaaaataataatatttacGATATCTTTTATTGAATCACCATAAAGTATACGTTGACAGTGCATATGTTGGATAGTATAGTTGTCGCTATATTTTTTTATAGATTTGGTCAAAATTAGTTAACATTGACTTAGAA is part of the Panicum hallii strain FIL2 chromosome 2, PHallii_v3.1, whole genome shotgun sequence genome and encodes:
- the LOC112882870 gene encoding bisdemethoxycurcumin synthase-like, which encodes MGSAPATVGEIRRAQRADGPAAVLGIGTANPPTCVAQDDYPDYYFRVTSSEHLTDLKAKLTRICKKSGIKQRFMHLNEELLAANPDFTDRALPSLDARVDIASAAVPELAASAAAKAIAEWGRPATEITHLIFSTYSGARAPSADRRLASLLGLSPTVSRTMLNLHGCYGGGRSLQLAKELAENNRGARVLVACSEITLIAFYGPEGGCPDNILGQALFGDGAGAVIIGADPVSPVERPLFEMAFASQTTIPETEDAISMEITKGGMEYHISNQVPRLLGSNVERCLIDAFDALGVSAKWNDLFWAIHPGGRAILDHIEGVLGLDDGKLAASRHVLSQFGNMSGTTVIFVLDELRRRRAAKQEGEAPEEWGVVMAFGPGITIETMVLHAPSNLGGN
- the LOC112881218 gene encoding bisdemethoxycurcumin synthase-like, encoding MGSAPATVGEIRRAQRADGPAAVLGIGTANPPTCVAQDDYPDYYFRVTSSEHLTDLKAKLTRICKKSGIKQRFMHLNEELLAANPDFTDRALPSLDARVDIASAAVPELAASAAAKAIAEWGRPATEITHLIFSTYSGARAPSADRRLASLLGLSPTVSRTMLNLHGCYGGGRSLQLAKELAENNRGARVLVACSEITLIAFYGPEGGCPDNILGQALFGDGAGAVIIGADPVSPVERPLFEMAFASQTTIPETEDAISMEITKGGMEYHISNQVPRLLGSNVERCLIDAFDALGVSAKWNDLFWAIHPGGRAILDHIEGVLGLDDGKLAASRHVLSQFGNMSGTTVIFVLDELRRRRAAKQEGEAPEEWGVVMAFGPGITIETMVLHAPSNLEGKLEI